A single region of the Oncorhynchus keta strain PuntledgeMale-10-30-2019 chromosome 37, Oket_V2, whole genome shotgun sequence genome encodes:
- the LOC118376967 gene encoding chloride intracellular channel protein 6-like isoform X6, translated as MAEKPEDLIEDKSKSALEGCSERVEQPGPATKDEPVKFGKEYTAKERRKEKKEEVELGVKGHKARIENGFPGTEEVKRQLLNEMLLSPTRLRQGKMKEEVTVKRVRVTPRRGSNDWIKKEAPEEVQTRRGSNDWNKKAAPEEAQTRRGSNDWNKKAAPEEVQTRRGSNDWNKKAAPEEAQTRRGSNDWNKKAAPEEAQTRRGSNDWNKKAAPEEAQTRRGSNDWNKKAAPEEAQTRRGSNDWNKKTTPEEAQTRRGSNDWNKKAAPEEAQTRRGSNDWNKKAAPEEAQTRRGSNDWNKKAAPEEAQTRRGSNDWNKEAAPEEAQTPGWSDDWIKKAPEEAQTPERREDWIKKLSPEEAQTRRRSDDWIKKEAPEEAQTPGWREDWIKKLSPEEVQTPERKEDGIKKLSPEEAQTSERREDWIKELKSVLKEEVLSPKRREEQVKKKKKKVVVMDEVPTFMHQRTEVKIEVKKEKEAQGEEKTPKKSVRLQSPTPHEEDSDSPDPQEYEISLYVKAGSDGESIGNCPFSQRLFMILWLKGVIFNVTTVDLKRKPADLQDLAPGTNPPFVTFNGEVKVDVNKIEEFLEEKLTPPRYPKLATNHPESNTAGIDVFSKFSAYIKNPRKDTNDGLEKALLKSLRRLDEYLRTPLPEEIDANSTEDPQESTRCFLDGPDLTLADCNLLPKLHIIKVVARKYRGFEIPVEMAGVWRYLNHAYKREEFTNTCPVECEIEFAYIDVAKRIK; from the exons ATGGCGGAAAAGCCAGAAGATCTCATTGAGGATAAGTCTAAATCTGCATTAGAGGGATGCAGCGAGAGAGTAGAACAGCCAGGGCCTGCCACTAAGGATGAGCCAGTAAAGTTTGGGAAGGAATACACAgcgaaggaaagaaggaaagagaagaaagaagaggtGGAGCTAGGGGTCAAAGGTCACAAAGCCAGGATAGAGAATGGGTTCCCTGGAACAGAGGAGGTGAAACGACAACTGCTGAATGAGATGCTGCTATCTCCCACAAGGCTGAGACAAGGAAAAATGAAAGAGGAGGTGACAGTAAAAAGAGTTAGGGTGACACCACGCAGAGGGAGCAACGACTGGATCAAGAAGGAGGCCCCAGAGGAGGTGCAGACCCGCAGAGGGAGCAACGACTGGAACAAGAAGGCGGCCCCAGAGGAGGCACAGACCCGCAGAGGGAGCAACGACTGGAACAAGAAGGCGGCCCCAGAGGAGGTGCAGACCCGCAGAGGGAGCAACGACTGGAACAAGAAGGCGGCCCCAGAGGAG GCACAGACCCGCAGAGGGAGCAACGACTGGAACAAGAAGGCGGCCCCAGAGGAGGCACAGACCCGCAGAGGGAGCAACGACTGGAACAAGAAGGCGGCCCCAGAGGAGGCACAGACCCGCAGAGGGAGCAACGACTGGAACAAGAAG GCGGCCCCAGAGGAGGCGCAGACCCGCAGAGGGAGCAACGACTGGAACAAGAAGACGACCCCAGAGGAGGCACAGACCCGCAGAGGGAGCAACGACTGGAACAAGAAGGCGGCCCCAGAGGAGGCGCAGACCCGTAGAGGGAGCAACGACTGGAACAAGAAGGCGGCCCCAGAGGAGGCGCAGACCCGCAGAGGGAGCAACGACTGGAACAAGAAGGCGGCCCCAGAGGAGGCGCAGACCCGCAGAGGGAGCAACGACTGGAACAAGGAGGCGGCCCCAGAGGAGGCGCAGACCCCTGGGTGGAGTGATGACTGGATCAAGAAGGCCCCAGAGGAGGCACAGACCcccgagaggagagaggactggattAAGAAGTTGTCTCCAGAGGAGGCGCAGACCCGCAGAAGGAGCGACGACTGGATCAAGAAGGAGGCCCCAGAGGAGGCGCAGACCCCTGGGTGGAGGGAGGACTGGATTAAGAAATTGTCCCCAGAGGAGGTGCAGACCCCTGAGCGGAAGGAGGACGGGATTAAGAAGTTGTCCCCAGAGGAAGCTCAGACCTccgagaggagggaggactggatAAAGGAGCTGAAGTCGGTGCTCAAAGAGGAGGTACTTTCCccgaagaggagagaggagcaggtgaagaaaaagaagaagaaggtgGTGGTCATGGACGAGGTGCCCACGTTCATGCACCAGAGGACAGAGGTGAAGATAGAGgtgaagaaagagaaggaggcgCAGGGGGAGGAGAAGACGCCAAAGAAGTCTGTGAGGCTGCAGAGCCCAACTCCTCACGAGGAAGACAGCGACAGTCCGGACCCCCAGGAGTACGAGATCTCCCTCTATGTCAAG GCTGGCAGTGATGGTGAGAGCATCGGGAACTGTCCATTCTCCCAGCGCCTCTTCATGATCCTGTGGCTGAAGGGAGTTATCTTCAACGTCACCACAGTCGACCTCAAAAG GAAACCGGCGGACCTGCAGGACCTGGCCCCGGGGACCAACCCTCCATTCGTCACATTTAACGGGGAGGTGAAGGTCGACGTCAACAAGATAGAAGAGTTCCTTGAGGAAAAACTCACGCCACCACG GTACCCCAAGTTGGCGACTAATCACCCAGAGTCAAACACCGCAGGTATAGATGTGTTCTCCAAGTTCTCTGCCTACATCAAGAACCCCCGCAAAGATACCAACGACG GCCTGGAGAAGGCCCTGTTGAAGTCTCTGAGGCGGCTGGATGAATACCTGAGGACCCCCCTGCCGGAGGAGATCGATGCCAACAGCACAGAAGACCCTCAGGAGTCCACACGCTGCTTCCTGGATGGACCTGACCTCACACTGGCAGACTGCAACCTGCTGCCCAAactacacattataaag GTGGTGGCCAGGAAGTACCGGGGCTTTGAGATCCCGGTGGAGATGGCGGGGGTGTGGCGCTATCTGAACCACGCCTACAAGAGGGAAGAGTTTACTAACACCTGTCCTGTTGAGTGCGAAATCGAATTTGCCTACATAGATGTGGCCAAACGAATCAAATAG
- the LOC118376967 gene encoding chloride intracellular channel protein 5-like isoform X25, whose translation MAEKPEDLIEDKSKSALEGCSERVEQPGPATKDEPVKFGKEYTAKERRKEKKEEVELGVKGHKARIENGFPGTEEVKRQLLNEMLLSPTRLRQGKMKEEVTVKRVRVTPRRGSNDWIKKEAPEEVQTRRGSNDWNKKAAPEEAQTRRGSNDWNKKAAPEEVQTRRGSNDWNKKAAPEEAQTRRGSNDWNKKAAPEEAQTRRGSNDWNKKAAPEEAQTRRGSNDWNKKAAPEEAQTRRGSNDWNKEAAPEEAQTPGWSDDWIKKAPEEAQTPERREDWIKKLSPEEAQTRRRSDDWIKKEAPEEAQTPGWREDWIKKLSPEEVQTPERKEDGIKKLSPEEAQTSERREDWIKELKSVLKEEVLSPKRREEQVKKKKKKVVVMDEVPTFMHQRTEVKIEVKKEKEAQGEEKTPKKSVRLQSPTPHEEDSDSPDPQEYEISLYVKAGSDGESIGNCPFSQRLFMILWLKGVIFNVTTVDLKRKPADLQDLAPGTNPPFVTFNGEVKVDVNKIEEFLEEKLTPPRYPKLATNHPESNTAGIDVFSKFSAYIKNPRKDTNDGLEKALLKSLRRLDEYLRTPLPEEIDANSTEDPQESTRCFLDGPDLTLADCNLLPKLHIIKVVARKYRGFEIPVEMAGVWRYLNHAYKREEFTNTCPVECEIEFAYIDVAKRIK comes from the exons ATGGCGGAAAAGCCAGAAGATCTCATTGAGGATAAGTCTAAATCTGCATTAGAGGGATGCAGCGAGAGAGTAGAACAGCCAGGGCCTGCCACTAAGGATGAGCCAGTAAAGTTTGGGAAGGAATACACAgcgaaggaaagaaggaaagagaagaaagaagaggtGGAGCTAGGGGTCAAAGGTCACAAAGCCAGGATAGAGAATGGGTTCCCTGGAACAGAGGAGGTGAAACGACAACTGCTGAATGAGATGCTGCTATCTCCCACAAGGCTGAGACAAGGAAAAATGAAAGAGGAGGTGACAGTAAAAAGAGTTAGGGTGACACCACGCAGAGGGAGCAACGACTGGATCAAGAAGGAGGCCCCAGAGGAGGTGCAGACCCGCAGAGGGAGCAACGACTGGAACAAGAAGGCGGCCCCAGAGGAGGCACAGACCCGCAGAGGGAGCAACGACTGGAACAAGAAGGCGGCCCCAGAGGAGGTGCAGACCCGCAGAGGGAGCAACGACTGGAACAAGAAGGCGGCCCCAGAGGAG GCACAGACCCGCAGAGGGAGCAACGACTGGAACAAGAAGGCGGCCCCAGAGGAGGCACAGACCCGCAGAGGGAGCAACGACTGGAACAAGAAG GCGGCCCCAGAGGAGGCGCAGACCCGCAGAGGGAGCAACGACTGGAACAAGAAGGCGGCCCCAGAGGAGGCGCAGACCCGCAGAGGGAGCAACGACTGGAACAAGGAGGCGGCCCCAGAGGAGGCGCAGACCCCTGGGTGGAGTGATGACTGGATCAAGAAGGCCCCAGAGGAGGCACAGACCcccgagaggagagaggactggattAAGAAGTTGTCTCCAGAGGAGGCGCAGACCCGCAGAAGGAGCGACGACTGGATCAAGAAGGAGGCCCCAGAGGAGGCGCAGACCCCTGGGTGGAGGGAGGACTGGATTAAGAAATTGTCCCCAGAGGAGGTGCAGACCCCTGAGCGGAAGGAGGACGGGATTAAGAAGTTGTCCCCAGAGGAAGCTCAGACCTccgagaggagggaggactggatAAAGGAGCTGAAGTCGGTGCTCAAAGAGGAGGTACTTTCCccgaagaggagagaggagcaggtgaagaaaaagaagaagaaggtgGTGGTCATGGACGAGGTGCCCACGTTCATGCACCAGAGGACAGAGGTGAAGATAGAGgtgaagaaagagaaggaggcgCAGGGGGAGGAGAAGACGCCAAAGAAGTCTGTGAGGCTGCAGAGCCCAACTCCTCACGAGGAAGACAGCGACAGTCCGGACCCCCAGGAGTACGAGATCTCCCTCTATGTCAAG GCTGGCAGTGATGGTGAGAGCATCGGGAACTGTCCATTCTCCCAGCGCCTCTTCATGATCCTGTGGCTGAAGGGAGTTATCTTCAACGTCACCACAGTCGACCTCAAAAG GAAACCGGCGGACCTGCAGGACCTGGCCCCGGGGACCAACCCTCCATTCGTCACATTTAACGGGGAGGTGAAGGTCGACGTCAACAAGATAGAAGAGTTCCTTGAGGAAAAACTCACGCCACCACG GTACCCCAAGTTGGCGACTAATCACCCAGAGTCAAACACCGCAGGTATAGATGTGTTCTCCAAGTTCTCTGCCTACATCAAGAACCCCCGCAAAGATACCAACGACG GCCTGGAGAAGGCCCTGTTGAAGTCTCTGAGGCGGCTGGATGAATACCTGAGGACCCCCCTGCCGGAGGAGATCGATGCCAACAGCACAGAAGACCCTCAGGAGTCCACACGCTGCTTCCTGGATGGACCTGACCTCACACTGGCAGACTGCAACCTGCTGCCCAAactacacattataaag GTGGTGGCCAGGAAGTACCGGGGCTTTGAGATCCCGGTGGAGATGGCGGGGGTGTGGCGCTATCTGAACCACGCCTACAAGAGGGAAGAGTTTACTAACACCTGTCCTGTTGAGTGCGAAATCGAATTTGCCTACATAGATGTGGCCAAACGAATCAAATAG
- the LOC118376967 gene encoding chloride intracellular channel protein 5-like isoform X30, with the protein MAEKPEDLIEDKSKSALEGCSERVEQPGPATKDEPVKFGKEYTAKERRKEKKEEVELGVKGHKARIENGFPGTEEVKRQLLNEMLLSPTRLRQGKMKEEVTVKRVRVTPRRGSNDWIKKEAPEEVQTRRGSNDWNKKAAPEEAQTRRGSNDWNKKAAPEEVQTRRGSNDWNKKAAPEEAQTRRGSNDWNKKAAPEEAQTRRGSNDWNKKAAPEEAQTRRGSNDWNKEAAPEEAQTPGWSDDWIKKAPEEAQTPERREDWIKKLSPEEAQTRRRSDDWIKKEAPEEAQTPGWREDWIKKLSPEEVQTPERKEDGIKKLSPEEAQTSERREDWIKELKSVLKEEVLSPKRREEQVKKKKKKVVVMDEVPTFMHQRTEVKIEVKKEKEAQGEEKTPKKSVRLQSPTPHEEDSDSPDPQEYEISLYVKAGSDGESIGNCPFSQRLFMILWLKGVIFNVTTVDLKRKPADLQDLAPGTNPPFVTFNGEVKVDVNKIEEFLEEKLTPPRYPKLATNHPESNTAGIDVFSKFSAYIKNPRKDTNDGLEKALLKSLRRLDEYLRTPLPEEIDANSTEDPQESTRCFLDGPDLTLADCNLLPKLHIIKVVARKYRGFEIPVEMAGVWRYLNHAYKREEFTNTCPVECEIEFAYIDVAKRIK; encoded by the exons ATGGCGGAAAAGCCAGAAGATCTCATTGAGGATAAGTCTAAATCTGCATTAGAGGGATGCAGCGAGAGAGTAGAACAGCCAGGGCCTGCCACTAAGGATGAGCCAGTAAAGTTTGGGAAGGAATACACAgcgaaggaaagaaggaaagagaagaaagaagaggtGGAGCTAGGGGTCAAAGGTCACAAAGCCAGGATAGAGAATGGGTTCCCTGGAACAGAGGAGGTGAAACGACAACTGCTGAATGAGATGCTGCTATCTCCCACAAGGCTGAGACAAGGAAAAATGAAAGAGGAGGTGACAGTAAAAAGAGTTAGGGTGACACCACGCAGAGGGAGCAACGACTGGATCAAGAAGGAGGCCCCAGAGGAGGTGCAGACCCGCAGAGGGAGCAACGACTGGAACAAGAAGGCGGCCCCAGAGGAGGCACAGACCCGCAGAGGGAGCAACGACTGGAACAAGAAGGCGGCCCCAGAGGAGGTGCAGACCCGCAGAGGGAGCAACGACTGGAACAAGAAGGCGGCCCCAGAGGAG GCACAGACCCGCAGAGGGAGCAACGACTGGAACAAGAAGGCGGCCCCAGAGGAGGCACAGACCCGCAGAGGGAGCAACGACTGGAACAAGAAG GCGGCCCCAGAGGAGGCGCAGACCCGCAGAGGGAGCAACGACTGGAACAAGGAGGCGGCCCCAGAGGAGGCGCAGACCCCTGGGTGGAGTGATGACTGGATCAAGAAGGCCCCAGAGGAGGCACAGACCcccgagaggagagaggactggattAAGAAGTTGTCTCCAGAGGAGGCGCAGACCCGCAGAAGGAGCGACGACTGGATCAAGAAGGAGGCCCCAGAGGAGGCGCAGACCCCTGGGTGGAGGGAGGACTGGATTAAGAAATTGTCCCCAGAGGAGGTGCAGACCCCTGAGCGGAAGGAGGACGGGATTAAGAAGTTGTCCCCAGAGGAAGCTCAGACCTccgagaggagggaggactggatAAAGGAGCTGAAGTCGGTGCTCAAAGAGGAGGTACTTTCCccgaagaggagagaggagcaggtgaagaaaaagaagaagaaggtgGTGGTCATGGACGAGGTGCCCACGTTCATGCACCAGAGGACAGAGGTGAAGATAGAGgtgaagaaagagaaggaggcgCAGGGGGAGGAGAAGACGCCAAAGAAGTCTGTGAGGCTGCAGAGCCCAACTCCTCACGAGGAAGACAGCGACAGTCCGGACCCCCAGGAGTACGAGATCTCCCTCTATGTCAAG GCTGGCAGTGATGGTGAGAGCATCGGGAACTGTCCATTCTCCCAGCGCCTCTTCATGATCCTGTGGCTGAAGGGAGTTATCTTCAACGTCACCACAGTCGACCTCAAAAG GAAACCGGCGGACCTGCAGGACCTGGCCCCGGGGACCAACCCTCCATTCGTCACATTTAACGGGGAGGTGAAGGTCGACGTCAACAAGATAGAAGAGTTCCTTGAGGAAAAACTCACGCCACCACG GTACCCCAAGTTGGCGACTAATCACCCAGAGTCAAACACCGCAGGTATAGATGTGTTCTCCAAGTTCTCTGCCTACATCAAGAACCCCCGCAAAGATACCAACGACG GCCTGGAGAAGGCCCTGTTGAAGTCTCTGAGGCGGCTGGATGAATACCTGAGGACCCCCCTGCCGGAGGAGATCGATGCCAACAGCACAGAAGACCCTCAGGAGTCCACACGCTGCTTCCTGGATGGACCTGACCTCACACTGGCAGACTGCAACCTGCTGCCCAAactacacattataaag GTGGTGGCCAGGAAGTACCGGGGCTTTGAGATCCCGGTGGAGATGGCGGGGGTGTGGCGCTATCTGAACCACGCCTACAAGAGGGAAGAGTTTACTAACACCTGTCCTGTTGAGTGCGAAATCGAATTTGCCTACATAGATGTGGCCAAACGAATCAAATAG
- the LOC118376967 gene encoding chloride intracellular channel protein 5-like isoform X11 — MAEKPEDLIEDKSKSALEGCSERVEQPGPATKDEPVKFGKEYTAKERRKEKKEEVELGVKGHKARIENGFPGTEEVKRQLLNEMLLSPTRLRQGKMKEEVTVKRVRVTPRRGSNDWIKKEAPEEVQTRRGSNDWNKKAAPEEAQTRRGSNDWNKKAAPEEVQTRRGSNDWNKKAAPEEAQTRRGSNDWNKKAAPEEAQTRRGSNDWNKKAAPEEAQTRRGSNDWNKKTTPEEAQTRRGSNDWNKKAAPEEAQTRRGSNDWNKKAAPEEAQTRRGSNDWNKKAAPEEAQTRRGSNDWNKEAAPEEAQTPGWSDDWIKKAPEEAQTPERREDWIKKLSPEEAQTRRRSDDWIKKEAPEEAQTPGWREDWIKKLSPEEVQTPERKEDGIKKLSPEEAQTSERREDWIKELKSVLKEEVLSPKRREEQVKKKKKKVVVMDEVPTFMHQRTEVKIEVKKEKEAQGEEKTPKKSVRLQSPTPHEEDSDSPDPQEYEISLYVKAGSDGESIGNCPFSQRLFMILWLKGVIFNVTTVDLKRKPADLQDLAPGTNPPFVTFNGEVKVDVNKIEEFLEEKLTPPRYPKLATNHPESNTAGIDVFSKFSAYIKNPRKDTNDGLEKALLKSLRRLDEYLRTPLPEEIDANSTEDPQESTRCFLDGPDLTLADCNLLPKLHIIKVVARKYRGFEIPVEMAGVWRYLNHAYKREEFTNTCPVECEIEFAYIDVAKRIK; from the exons ATGGCGGAAAAGCCAGAAGATCTCATTGAGGATAAGTCTAAATCTGCATTAGAGGGATGCAGCGAGAGAGTAGAACAGCCAGGGCCTGCCACTAAGGATGAGCCAGTAAAGTTTGGGAAGGAATACACAgcgaaggaaagaaggaaagagaagaaagaagaggtGGAGCTAGGGGTCAAAGGTCACAAAGCCAGGATAGAGAATGGGTTCCCTGGAACAGAGGAGGTGAAACGACAACTGCTGAATGAGATGCTGCTATCTCCCACAAGGCTGAGACAAGGAAAAATGAAAGAGGAGGTGACAGTAAAAAGAGTTAGGGTGACACCACGCAGAGGGAGCAACGACTGGATCAAGAAGGAGGCCCCAGAGGAGGTGCAGACCCGCAGAGGGAGCAACGACTGGAACAAGAAGGCGGCCCCAGAGGAGGCACAGACCCGCAGAGGGAGCAACGACTGGAACAAGAAGGCGGCCCCAGAGGAGGTGCAGACCCGCAGAGGGAGCAACGACTGGAACAAGAAGGCGGCCCCAGAGGAG GCACAGACCCGCAGAGGGAGCAACGACTGGAACAAGAAGGCGGCCCCAGAGGAGGCACAGACCCGCAGAGGGAGCAACGACTGGAACAAGAAG GCGGCCCCAGAGGAGGCGCAGACCCGCAGAGGGAGCAACGACTGGAACAAGAAGACGACCCCAGAGGAGGCACAGACCCGCAGAGGGAGCAACGACTGGAACAAGAAGGCGGCCCCAGAGGAGGCGCAGACCCGTAGAGGGAGCAACGACTGGAACAAGAAGGCGGCCCCAGAGGAGGCGCAGACCCGCAGAGGGAGCAACGACTGGAACAAGAAGGCGGCCCCAGAGGAGGCGCAGACCCGCAGAGGGAGCAACGACTGGAACAAGGAGGCGGCCCCAGAGGAGGCGCAGACCCCTGGGTGGAGTGATGACTGGATCAAGAAGGCCCCAGAGGAGGCACAGACCcccgagaggagagaggactggattAAGAAGTTGTCTCCAGAGGAGGCGCAGACCCGCAGAAGGAGCGACGACTGGATCAAGAAGGAGGCCCCAGAGGAGGCGCAGACCCCTGGGTGGAGGGAGGACTGGATTAAGAAATTGTCCCCAGAGGAGGTGCAGACCCCTGAGCGGAAGGAGGACGGGATTAAGAAGTTGTCCCCAGAGGAAGCTCAGACCTccgagaggagggaggactggatAAAGGAGCTGAAGTCGGTGCTCAAAGAGGAGGTACTTTCCccgaagaggagagaggagcaggtgaagaaaaagaagaagaaggtgGTGGTCATGGACGAGGTGCCCACGTTCATGCACCAGAGGACAGAGGTGAAGATAGAGgtgaagaaagagaaggaggcgCAGGGGGAGGAGAAGACGCCAAAGAAGTCTGTGAGGCTGCAGAGCCCAACTCCTCACGAGGAAGACAGCGACAGTCCGGACCCCCAGGAGTACGAGATCTCCCTCTATGTCAAG GCTGGCAGTGATGGTGAGAGCATCGGGAACTGTCCATTCTCCCAGCGCCTCTTCATGATCCTGTGGCTGAAGGGAGTTATCTTCAACGTCACCACAGTCGACCTCAAAAG GAAACCGGCGGACCTGCAGGACCTGGCCCCGGGGACCAACCCTCCATTCGTCACATTTAACGGGGAGGTGAAGGTCGACGTCAACAAGATAGAAGAGTTCCTTGAGGAAAAACTCACGCCACCACG GTACCCCAAGTTGGCGACTAATCACCCAGAGTCAAACACCGCAGGTATAGATGTGTTCTCCAAGTTCTCTGCCTACATCAAGAACCCCCGCAAAGATACCAACGACG GCCTGGAGAAGGCCCTGTTGAAGTCTCTGAGGCGGCTGGATGAATACCTGAGGACCCCCCTGCCGGAGGAGATCGATGCCAACAGCACAGAAGACCCTCAGGAGTCCACACGCTGCTTCCTGGATGGACCTGACCTCACACTGGCAGACTGCAACCTGCTGCCCAAactacacattataaag GTGGTGGCCAGGAAGTACCGGGGCTTTGAGATCCCGGTGGAGATGGCGGGGGTGTGGCGCTATCTGAACCACGCCTACAAGAGGGAAGAGTTTACTAACACCTGTCCTGTTGAGTGCGAAATCGAATTTGCCTACATAGATGTGGCCAAACGAATCAAATAG
- the LOC118376967 gene encoding chloride intracellular channel protein 6-like isoform X32 has protein sequence MAEKPEDLIEDKSKSALEGCSERVEQPGPATKDEPVKFGKEYTAKERRKEKKEEVELGVKGHKARIENGFPGTEEVKRQLLNEMLLSPTRLRQGKMKEEVTVKRVRVTPRRGSNDWIKKEAPEEVQTRRGSNDWNKKAAPEEAQTRRGSNDWNKKAAPEEVQTRRGSNDWNKKAAPEEAQTRRGSNDWNKKAAPEEAQTRRGSNDWNKKAAPEEAQTPWRREDWAKKEAPEEVQTRRRSDDWIKKAPEEAQTPGRREDWIKKLSPEEAQTRRRSDDWIKKEASEEAQTPGWREDWIKKLSPEEVQTPERKEDGIKKLSPEEAQTSERREDWIKELKSVLKEEVLSPKRREEQVKKKKKKVVVMDEVPTFMHQRTEVKIEVKKEKEAQGEEKTPKKSVRLQSPTPHEEDSDSPDPQEYEISLYVKAGSDGESIGNCPFSQRLFMILWLKGVIFNVTTVDLKRKPADLQDLAPGTNPPFVTFNGEVKVDVNKIEEFLEEKLTPPRYPKLATNHPESNTAGIDVFSKFSAYIKNPRKDTNDGLEKALLKSLRRLDEYLRTPLPEEIDANSTEDPQESTRCFLDGPDLTLADCNLLPKLHIIKVVARKYRGFEIPVEMAGVWRYLNHAYKREEFTNTCPVECEIEFAYIDVAKRIK, from the exons ATGGCGGAAAAGCCAGAAGATCTCATTGAGGATAAGTCTAAATCTGCATTAGAGGGATGCAGCGAGAGAGTAGAACAGCCAGGGCCTGCCACTAAGGATGAGCCAGTAAAGTTTGGGAAGGAATACACAgcgaaggaaagaaggaaagagaagaaagaagaggtGGAGCTAGGGGTCAAAGGTCACAAAGCCAGGATAGAGAATGGGTTCCCTGGAACAGAGGAGGTGAAACGACAACTGCTGAATGAGATGCTGCTATCTCCCACAAGGCTGAGACAAGGAAAAATGAAAGAGGAGGTGACAGTAAAAAGAGTTAGGGTGACACCACGCAGAGGGAGCAACGACTGGATCAAGAAGGAGGCCCCAGAGGAGGTGCAGACCCGCAGAGGGAGCAACGACTGGAACAAGAAGGCGGCCCCAGAGGAGGCACAGACCCGCAGAGGGAGCAACGACTGGAACAAGAAGGCGGCCCCAGAGGAGGTGCAGACCCGCAGAGGGAGCAACGACTGGAACAAGAAGGCGGCCCCAGAGGAG GCACAGACCCGCAGAGGGAGCAACGACTGGAACAAGAAGGCGGCCCCAGAGGAGGCACAGACCCGCAGAGGGAGCAACGACTGGAACAAGAAG GCGGCCCCAGAGGAGGCGCAGACCCCCTGGAGGAGGGAGGACTGGGCCAAAAAGGAGGCCCCAGAGGAGGTGCAGACCCGCAGAAGGAGCGATGACTGGATCAAAAAGGCCCCAGAGGAGGCGCAGACCCCcgggaggagggaggactggaTTAAGAAGTTGTCTCCAGAGGAGGCGCAGACCCGCAGAAGGAGCGACGACTGGATCAAGAAGGAGGCCTCAGAGGAG GCGCAGACCCCTGGGTGGAGGGAGGACTGGATTAAGAAATTGTCCCCAGAGGAGGTGCAGACCCCTGAGCGGAAGGAGGACGGGATTAAGAAGTTGTCCCCAGAGGAAGCTCAGACCTccgagaggagggaggactggatAAAGGAGCTGAAGTCGGTGCTCAAAGAGGAGGTACTTTCCccgaagaggagagaggagcaggtgaagaaaaagaagaagaaggtgGTGGTCATGGACGAGGTGCCCACGTTCATGCACCAGAGGACAGAGGTGAAGATAGAGgtgaagaaagagaaggaggcgCAGGGGGAGGAGAAGACGCCAAAGAAGTCTGTGAGGCTGCAGAGCCCAACTCCTCACGAGGAAGACAGCGACAGTCCGGACCCCCAGGAGTACGAGATCTCCCTCTATGTCAAG GCTGGCAGTGATGGTGAGAGCATCGGGAACTGTCCATTCTCCCAGCGCCTCTTCATGATCCTGTGGCTGAAGGGAGTTATCTTCAACGTCACCACAGTCGACCTCAAAAG GAAACCGGCGGACCTGCAGGACCTGGCCCCGGGGACCAACCCTCCATTCGTCACATTTAACGGGGAGGTGAAGGTCGACGTCAACAAGATAGAAGAGTTCCTTGAGGAAAAACTCACGCCACCACG GTACCCCAAGTTGGCGACTAATCACCCAGAGTCAAACACCGCAGGTATAGATGTGTTCTCCAAGTTCTCTGCCTACATCAAGAACCCCCGCAAAGATACCAACGACG GCCTGGAGAAGGCCCTGTTGAAGTCTCTGAGGCGGCTGGATGAATACCTGAGGACCCCCCTGCCGGAGGAGATCGATGCCAACAGCACAGAAGACCCTCAGGAGTCCACACGCTGCTTCCTGGATGGACCTGACCTCACACTGGCAGACTGCAACCTGCTGCCCAAactacacattataaag GTGGTGGCCAGGAAGTACCGGGGCTTTGAGATCCCGGTGGAGATGGCGGGGGTGTGGCGCTATCTGAACCACGCCTACAAGAGGGAAGAGTTTACTAACACCTGTCCTGTTGAGTGCGAAATCGAATTTGCCTACATAGATGTGGCCAAACGAATCAAATAG